One Longimicrobium sp. genomic window carries:
- a CDS encoding metallophosphoesterase family protein: MTDHPNTAEGEPGTEKEARFGRRREDRAGRSVRVAAVGDFHCGEKDGGLYRELFARVNDEADILLLAGDLTRRGIPAEVEVVVKELSDVRVPILAVLGNHDHESGNVDKVNSILRARGVHLLDESPFELNEHVGFAGVKGFMGGFGRYTLTAFGEQETKDFVGTSLDEAQKLEYALRRLSTPVRVVLLHYAPIMDTVMGEPEQIFPFLGNDRLVEPIDRFKAAVAFHGHAHHGTFSGKTPGGVPVFNVSLVRVREDAKHDMFYVHEIPIPAESETERVSEPGVEQPTEQERTAAGSA; encoded by the coding sequence ATGACGGACCATCCGAACACGGCGGAGGGGGAGCCCGGGACTGAGAAGGAAGCTCGCTTCGGGCGGCGCAGGGAAGACCGGGCCGGCCGCTCGGTGCGGGTGGCCGCGGTGGGCGACTTTCACTGCGGCGAAAAGGACGGCGGCCTGTACCGCGAGCTCTTCGCCCGGGTGAACGACGAGGCCGACATCCTGCTCTTGGCGGGCGACCTCACGCGGCGCGGCATTCCCGCGGAGGTGGAGGTGGTGGTCAAGGAGCTGTCCGACGTGCGCGTGCCCATCCTGGCCGTGCTGGGCAACCACGACCACGAGTCGGGCAACGTCGACAAGGTGAACTCCATCCTGCGCGCGCGGGGCGTGCACCTGCTCGACGAGTCGCCCTTCGAGCTGAACGAGCACGTGGGCTTCGCCGGCGTCAAGGGCTTCATGGGTGGGTTCGGGCGCTACACGCTCACCGCGTTCGGCGAGCAGGAGACGAAGGACTTCGTGGGCACGTCGCTGGACGAGGCGCAGAAGCTGGAGTACGCGCTGCGACGCCTTTCCACGCCGGTGCGCGTGGTGCTGCTTCACTACGCGCCCATCATGGACACGGTGATGGGCGAGCCGGAGCAGATCTTTCCGTTCCTGGGCAACGATCGCCTGGTGGAGCCCATCGACCGCTTCAAGGCGGCGGTCGCGTTCCACGGCCATGCGCACCACGGCACCTTCAGCGGCAAGACGCCGGGCGGGGTACCCGTGTTCAACGTGTCGCTGGTGCGCGTTCGGGAGGATGCCAAGCACGACATGTTCTACGTGCACGAGATCCCCATCCCCGCCGAATCCGAGACCGAACGCGTGTCCGAGCCGGGGGTGGAGCAGCCGACGGAGCAGGAGAGGACGGCGGCTGGGAGTGCGTGA